A stretch of Rhodothermus profundi DNA encodes these proteins:
- a CDS encoding DUF190 domain-containing protein produces MTKLPAEGVLLRIFIGETDRYQGRPLYEQIVLKARELNLAGATVLRGIMGFGASSRVHTAKLLRLSEDLPVVVEIVDTEENIQKLLPFLDEAVQEGLITMEKAYVVRYRHRPET; encoded by the coding sequence ATGACCAAGCTTCCTGCCGAAGGCGTCTTGTTGCGTATCTTTATAGGCGAAACCGACCGCTACCAGGGAAGGCCGCTGTACGAACAGATTGTGCTGAAAGCTCGCGAGCTGAACCTGGCCGGTGCTACCGTCTTGCGGGGCATTATGGGTTTTGGTGCCTCCAGCCGCGTGCACACCGCCAAGCTGCTTCGGCTTTCCGAGGATCTTCCCGTGGTAGTGGAGATTGTCGATACGGAGGAAAATATTCAAAAACTCTTACCTTTCCTGGACGAAGCTGTACAGGAAGGATTAATCACGATGGAGAAAGCCTATGTGGTCCGCTATCGTCACCGCCCGGAAACGTAA
- the crcB gene encoding fluoride efflux transporter CrcB: MKLLWITLGGALGALARYALSGFVYTWLGPTFPWGTLVVNLTGCYGLGLLWALSESVALPPAISPLIFIGFFGAFTTFSTYGLESFQLLRDGELLLGLMNLLGSSLAGLLCVALGFLTARLLLHLGGLL; encoded by the coding sequence ATGAAACTTCTGTGGATCACCCTGGGAGGCGCCCTGGGCGCACTCGCGCGCTACGCGCTTTCAGGTTTTGTTTATACCTGGCTGGGTCCTACCTTTCCCTGGGGCACCCTGGTTGTCAATCTGACAGGATGCTACGGACTGGGCCTGCTATGGGCGCTTTCTGAAAGCGTTGCACTCCCTCCCGCGATTTCTCCATTGATCTTTATAGGGTTTTTCGGTGCATTCACCACGTTTTCCACGTACGGCCTGGAAAGCTTCCAACTGCTGCGTGACGGTGAGCTCCTGCTGGGCCTGATGAACTTGCTCGGAAGCAGCCTGGCCGGGCTGCTCTGCGTCGCGTTAGGATTTCTAACCGCCCGGCTGCTACTACACCTGGGAGGTCTCCTATGA
- a CDS encoding YkvA family protein: MLRHALDVMAVSLQLRRPAPLRSRAFALALRAARRSLVRRSRLMRLTLHAYRQLFRDETALASVRRELYTLVRMVQAWARREYRLVPWHSLLYGVAALAYFVNPADLLPDMLVGLGLVDDAAVIAAVARAIRSDLDRFRQWEAGKHGRISKQSV; encoded by the coding sequence ATGCTCCGGCACGCTCTGGACGTGATGGCGGTATCTCTTCAGCTTCGACGCCCGGCACCACTTCGCTCGCGCGCCTTTGCGCTGGCGCTGCGCGCAGCCCGACGCTCGCTCGTGCGCAGAAGTCGGCTCATGAGGCTGACCCTGCATGCTTACCGTCAGTTGTTCCGAGACGAAACCGCGCTGGCTTCGGTGCGCCGCGAGCTATACACGCTCGTGCGCATGGTGCAGGCCTGGGCGCGTCGTGAGTACCGCCTCGTTCCCTGGCATTCCCTCCTCTACGGCGTGGCAGCCCTCGCCTACTTTGTCAATCCCGCCGATCTGCTGCCCGACATGCTGGTGGGACTGGGACTGGTTGACGACGCGGCGGTCATTGCAGCGGTTGCCCGTGCCATCCGCTCAGACCTCGATCGCTTTCGACAGTGGGAAGCCGGGAAGCATGGTCGTATCAGCAAGCAATCCGTATGA
- a CDS encoding carboxypeptidase-like regulatory domain-containing protein, whose amino-acid sequence MRRGLLLGLVWLVLTAQAQERPPVPPTPAEVRLRSFQERMARLERSLVRNVPFRSIGPTIMSGRVVDIDVNPDNPTEFYVAYASGGLWKTENNGISFRPLFEREATMTMGDIAVDWQRGIIWVGTGESNSSRSSYAGTGVYRSTDGGRTWEHLGLAETHHIGRIVLHPDDPNTVWVAAVGHLYSPNPERGVYKTTDGGRTWRRVLYVDENTGAIDLVIDPTNPDVLYAAMWHRERRAWNFVEAGPGSGIYKSTDGGETWQRLNVEGSGFPTGEGVGRIGLALYPENPQILYALLDNQYHRPEEKKEKRALTKEDFLEMRREDFLALSDDSLEAFLREHNFPRIYTAQKVKAMVRRGEIEPRALYDYLTDANRELFETPVIGAEVYRSDDGGRTWRRTHEAYLDNVYFSYGYYFGQIRVDPSDPDHVYILGVPILVSEDGGRTWRSINEENVHVDHHALWINPMRPGHLVNGNDGGVNLTYDNGKTWFKANTPPVGQFYSVAVDSAFPYNVYGGLQDNGVWVGPSTYTFSYEWYAEGRYPYERLLGGDGMQVQVDPRTNDIVYTGFQFGNYFRIERKTGRRISIKPRHKLGETPLRFNWETPIFLSRHHPDILYLGSNKLHRSLNRGDDWETISGDLTRGGRKGDVPYGTLTTIAESELRFGLIYVGSDDGLVHVTRDGGVTWTRISDDLPQHLWVSHVEPSQHVESRVYVALNGYRWDDFTPYLYRSEDYGQTWTRIGTDLPYEPINVVREDPYNPDILYVGTDGGLYVSLDRGRSFMPFYEGLPHAPVHDLVIHKRARDLVVATHGRSLYVADLEEIQQLTPELLRQPLHVFAIDTLRHNPTWGRRRAVWMEPDTPVVRIPYYSREAGLVTIRILTEDTLLLATRVDTAEVGLNYPVYDLTIDTAQVAAFNARRDAKAQVKAADNGRYYLPPGTYTVELVRSGAVARGTLVVRAGDRSRFSSRFEPYRE is encoded by the coding sequence ATGCGCAGGGGCCTCCTGCTGGGCCTTGTATGGCTGGTTCTGACGGCGCAGGCGCAGGAGCGCCCACCGGTTCCGCCAACACCCGCTGAGGTTCGTTTGCGGTCGTTTCAGGAGCGGATGGCCCGTCTGGAGCGCTCGCTCGTGCGCAACGTGCCATTCCGGAGCATTGGCCCCACGATCATGAGCGGCCGGGTGGTGGACATAGACGTTAACCCGGACAACCCGACCGAATTCTATGTGGCCTATGCCTCGGGAGGGCTCTGGAAGACGGAAAACAATGGAATTTCCTTTCGGCCGCTCTTCGAGCGCGAGGCAACCATGACGATGGGGGACATTGCGGTGGACTGGCAGCGCGGGATTATCTGGGTGGGGACCGGCGAAAGCAACTCCAGCCGTTCTTCGTACGCTGGCACCGGCGTGTATCGCTCGACAGACGGTGGGCGCACCTGGGAACATCTGGGACTGGCCGAAACGCACCACATTGGTCGTATCGTACTGCATCCCGATGATCCCAACACGGTCTGGGTAGCTGCCGTGGGGCACCTGTACTCCCCTAACCCGGAACGAGGGGTCTACAAAACAACCGATGGGGGACGCACCTGGCGCCGCGTGCTCTACGTGGATGAAAATACAGGGGCTATCGACCTGGTGATCGACCCGACTAATCCGGACGTGCTCTATGCAGCGATGTGGCACCGAGAGCGGCGCGCCTGGAACTTTGTCGAGGCCGGTCCCGGCTCCGGCATCTACAAATCGACGGACGGTGGCGAGACCTGGCAACGCCTCAACGTAGAAGGCAGCGGATTCCCAACTGGCGAAGGTGTTGGGCGCATCGGACTGGCCCTTTATCCGGAGAATCCGCAGATCCTCTATGCGTTGCTCGATAATCAGTACCATCGCCCCGAAGAAAAAAAGGAAAAGCGCGCGCTGACCAAAGAGGACTTCCTGGAAATGCGCCGGGAAGATTTTCTGGCGCTGTCAGACGACTCGCTGGAAGCGTTTCTTCGGGAGCATAACTTCCCGCGCATCTATACAGCCCAGAAGGTTAAAGCTATGGTGCGGCGCGGAGAGATTGAGCCGCGCGCGCTTTACGATTACCTGACCGACGCGAACCGAGAGCTGTTCGAAACACCAGTCATTGGTGCCGAAGTTTATCGCTCAGACGACGGAGGACGTACCTGGCGCCGCACGCACGAGGCGTACCTGGACAACGTGTACTTCTCCTACGGCTACTACTTTGGCCAAATTCGGGTCGACCCCAGTGATCCAGATCATGTCTATATCTTGGGCGTGCCCATTCTGGTCTCTGAAGACGGCGGACGCACCTGGCGCTCCATCAACGAGGAGAACGTGCACGTGGATCACCATGCCCTCTGGATCAATCCCATGCGACCCGGACATCTGGTCAATGGCAACGACGGCGGCGTGAACCTGACCTATGATAATGGAAAGACGTGGTTTAAGGCCAACACGCCACCGGTAGGGCAGTTCTACTCGGTAGCGGTTGACAGCGCTTTTCCTTATAACGTTTATGGGGGGTTGCAGGACAACGGCGTCTGGGTAGGGCCCAGCACCTACACGTTCAGTTATGAATGGTATGCCGAGGGACGTTATCCGTACGAGCGCTTGCTGGGCGGCGACGGCATGCAGGTGCAGGTTGATCCGCGCACGAATGATATCGTCTACACGGGCTTCCAGTTCGGTAATTACTTCCGAATTGAGCGCAAAACAGGACGGCGCATTTCGATCAAGCCCCGTCACAAACTGGGCGAAACGCCGCTGCGGTTCAACTGGGAAACACCTATCTTTCTCTCGCGCCACCACCCCGACATTCTATATCTGGGCTCAAACAAGCTGCATCGATCCCTGAACCGAGGGGACGACTGGGAAACCATCTCAGGCGATCTGACGCGCGGCGGTCGCAAAGGGGACGTCCCCTACGGCACGCTCACCACCATTGCAGAGTCGGAGCTCCGGTTTGGGCTCATCTATGTGGGTAGTGATGACGGCCTAGTACACGTAACCCGGGATGGCGGCGTTACCTGGACCCGCATCTCGGACGATCTCCCTCAGCATCTCTGGGTGAGCCACGTGGAGCCCTCGCAGCATGTGGAAAGCCGGGTCTATGTGGCGCTCAACGGGTATCGATGGGACGATTTCACCCCGTATCTCTATCGCTCAGAAGATTACGGCCAGACCTGGACGCGCATTGGAACGGACCTGCCCTACGAGCCGATTAACGTCGTGCGCGAAGACCCTTACAATCCAGACATCCTCTACGTAGGCACCGATGGGGGGCTCTACGTCTCACTCGACCGGGGACGTTCGTTCATGCCCTTTTACGAAGGATTGCCCCATGCGCCGGTGCATGATCTGGTCATTCATAAACGGGCTCGTGATCTGGTAGTGGCCACGCATGGTCGCTCGCTTTATGTTGCGGATCTGGAGGAGATACAGCAACTTACGCCGGAGCTTTTGCGCCAGCCGCTCCACGTGTTTGCCATCGATACGCTGCGGCACAATCCAACCTGGGGGCGTCGGCGGGCGGTCTGGATGGAACCAGATACGCCTGTGGTTCGGATCCCGTACTATAGTCGAGAAGCGGGTCTGGTAACCATTCGGATCCTGACAGAGGATACCCTGCTTCTGGCTACTCGGGTAGACACGGCTGAGGTCGGTCTTAACTATCCCGTCTATGACCTGACCATTGACACGGCACAGGTGGCAGCCTTCAATGCCCGACGCGATGCGAAAGCGCAGGTAAAGGCAGCCGACAATGGGCGCTACTACCTCCCACCGGGCACCTACACGGTAGAGCTGGTACGGAGTGGGGCTGTTGCGCGCGGAACGCTGGTAGTTCGGGCTGGGGATCGCTCCCGGTTTTCGTCTCGTTTTGAACCTTACCGGGAATAA
- a CDS encoding 6-bladed beta-propeller encodes MAILFVALPPSYCLAQTWTASFSTEWTVGTQETKPHFFRFPEHLITDRQGYVYIHDYGDTRLRVFDANGRFVKYIGRKGQGPGEFESISLFFVDANNRLYVNDPINGRITIYADAARTTFHTRPRPPLMIRQVLPLSADSLLLVGRHRTRKDDCILFLTNSAFRLSQASCLARASLFWSPEDPLYAMQTFRSAIRVAYREGVLMAAPWLYEGVLFRLERHRDQWQATQLTGLHPGKSAYTKLPDGTAPWDLPPSEKNNVSFFSGPYGRLALRIHRRSLGVFALANGGWGHFSIDQQHDPPIGFLEIWDGRGQYLGYAELQSPPYDILWKEPDRDTFYLLRWQEDLPVIEKARLRLRPKR; translated from the coding sequence ATGGCAATACTCTTTGTTGCTTTGCCACCATCCTATTGTCTGGCGCAGACCTGGACCGCCTCGTTCTCCACGGAATGGACAGTAGGAACCCAAGAAACGAAGCCCCACTTCTTTCGCTTCCCAGAGCATCTGATTACGGACCGGCAGGGGTATGTGTACATCCACGACTATGGCGACACGCGTCTGCGGGTCTTTGATGCAAACGGACGCTTCGTCAAATACATCGGGCGCAAAGGACAGGGACCTGGGGAATTCGAATCGATCAGCCTGTTTTTTGTCGATGCAAACAATCGGCTGTACGTAAACGATCCCATCAACGGCCGCATCACAATCTATGCAGATGCGGCCCGCACAACGTTCCACACTCGGCCTCGTCCGCCCCTGATGATACGGCAGGTGCTGCCGCTTTCGGCGGATTCCCTCCTGCTTGTGGGGCGTCATCGAACCCGAAAAGACGATTGCATTCTTTTTCTCACCAATAGCGCGTTTCGGCTTAGCCAGGCTTCCTGCCTGGCCCGCGCTTCGCTTTTCTGGTCGCCCGAGGATCCCCTCTACGCCATGCAAACATTTCGGAGCGCCATTCGGGTGGCCTATCGTGAGGGCGTCCTCATGGCCGCGCCCTGGCTCTATGAAGGCGTACTCTTCCGCCTGGAACGCCACCGTGACCAGTGGCAGGCAACGCAGCTTACCGGCCTCCACCCCGGCAAATCGGCCTACACCAAACTGCCAGACGGCACAGCTCCCTGGGACCTGCCGCCTTCGGAAAAAAACAACGTGTCCTTTTTCAGCGGTCCGTATGGGCGCCTTGCCCTGCGCATTCATCGTCGCAGCCTGGGCGTCTTTGCGCTGGCCAATGGCGGGTGGGGGCATTTCAGTATAGACCAGCAGCATGATCCGCCGATTGGTTTTCTGGAGATCTGGGATGGGCGGGGCCAGTATCTGGGTTATGCCGAGCTTCAGTCGCCTCCGTACGACATCCTGTGGAAAGAACCGGACAGGGACACGTTTTATCTGTTGCGGTGGCAGGAGGATTTGCCGGTTATCGAAAAGGCCCGGCTACGACTTCGCCCGAAGCGGTAG
- a CDS encoding peptidoglycan DD-metalloendopeptidase family protein, which produces MRALLRSWLLKGALLFALALPAFWYARHTLPRSSSMPAEAPSSTSSVPVIYYDAFGIEEGRFKRETHRIRRGETFADILTRYDVPYARVLALARAARDVFNVRRLQAGRPLHVYRDTSGARVFVYQPDPIRFVVFDLRKPLQVYVGRRAAEHVVRRVAGTITRSLYETLQEAHADPELALRLAEIFAWQIDFYRIQQGDRFVALYEETRIDGEPVGITRVLAARFQHRGEDFYAFRFEHAGGVDYYDENGYNLRKAFLKAPLRYSRITSRYSLRRFHPIQKRYKPHLGTDYAAPPGTPVYATGDGVVVAAGYTRANGYYVKIRHNATYTTGYLHFSRIAKGIRRGVRVRQGQVIGYVGSTGLATGPHVCYRFWKNGRQVDPLREKLPPGKPVPDSLRDAFFHVRDQLMPRLLFEPLAYAETATSRPSNAALLQ; this is translated from the coding sequence ATGCGGGCATTGCTTCGTTCGTGGCTGCTCAAAGGTGCACTGCTCTTCGCGCTGGCGCTGCCGGCTTTCTGGTATGCCCGCCATACCCTTCCGCGCTCATCTTCTATGCCTGCAGAAGCGCCTTCCTCCACATCTTCGGTTCCTGTTATCTATTATGATGCCTTTGGCATCGAGGAAGGGCGGTTCAAGCGCGAGACCCATCGCATCCGACGCGGCGAGACGTTCGCCGACATCCTGACGCGCTACGACGTACCCTACGCTCGCGTGCTGGCGCTAGCCCGGGCCGCCCGCGACGTGTTCAACGTGCGACGGCTACAGGCCGGACGCCCCCTGCATGTGTATCGCGACACCAGCGGCGCCCGGGTATTCGTCTACCAGCCCGATCCCATACGCTTTGTTGTTTTTGATCTGCGGAAGCCCCTGCAGGTCTATGTGGGCCGACGCGCTGCCGAGCACGTCGTTCGACGCGTAGCCGGAACGATCACGCGCTCCCTGTACGAAACCCTGCAGGAAGCCCATGCCGATCCGGAACTGGCCCTCCGGCTTGCTGAAATTTTTGCCTGGCAGATCGACTTTTACCGCATTCAGCAGGGCGACCGCTTCGTGGCGCTCTACGAGGAGACGCGCATCGACGGTGAGCCGGTAGGCATCACCCGCGTCCTGGCCGCCCGCTTTCAGCACCGGGGTGAAGATTTCTATGCGTTTCGGTTTGAACACGCTGGCGGTGTGGATTACTACGACGAAAACGGCTACAACCTGCGCAAGGCCTTCCTGAAAGCTCCGTTGCGCTATAGCCGAATCACCTCACGCTACAGTCTGCGCCGGTTTCATCCGATCCAGAAGCGCTACAAACCCCATCTGGGTACCGACTATGCTGCCCCGCCCGGCACGCCGGTCTATGCTACCGGCGACGGCGTCGTGGTGGCCGCCGGCTACACGCGCGCCAACGGTTACTACGTCAAGATCCGGCACAATGCAACCTACACAACCGGCTACCTGCACTTCTCGCGCATTGCGAAAGGCATTCGGCGGGGCGTGCGCGTGCGCCAGGGACAGGTGATCGGCTACGTGGGCAGCACCGGCCTGGCCACCGGCCCGCACGTGTGCTACCGCTTCTGGAAAAACGGTCGCCAGGTAGATCCCCTGCGCGAAAAGCTACCGCCCGGCAAACCGGTACCCGACTCCCTGCGCGATGCGTTTTTTCACGTGCGGGACCAACTCATGCCCCGCCTTCTGTTCGAGCCGCTTGCCTACGCTGAGACGGCCACCTCCCGACCCTCCAACGCTGCCCTCCTGCAATAG
- a CDS encoding formimidoylglutamase, with the protein MLLPADAFTSPPVPSDVWDPTDLRVGQLLGRAVRSAEEATVVLVGFPSDTGVRRNGGRPGARQAPQAIREAFYRLTPDPRAGQAFIALLERTFDLGDFRMKRTLEASQEHFGRLIAPLLRAGKLVIILGGGHETAYAHFLAYVHAAQPVHILNWDAHADVRPLRDGKAHSGSPFRQALTHPSGCCQSYTVAGLLPHSTAPDHLRFLHQHQAHYFWRDALTEDRIADLYSPERTPLMVSFDLDLVDQAFAPGVSAPATDGLSPERWLQAAYEAGRCPAVQSMDLVECNPRLDRDRQTIRLAALTLWTYFCGLAERLR; encoded by the coding sequence ATGCTGTTACCGGCTGACGCCTTTACCTCCCCACCTGTCCCCTCGGACGTCTGGGATCCCACCGACCTGCGCGTGGGACAACTGCTGGGCCGGGCGGTTCGTTCGGCCGAAGAAGCTACCGTCGTCCTGGTGGGGTTTCCCTCCGACACCGGCGTGCGCCGCAATGGAGGGCGCCCCGGTGCCCGCCAGGCCCCTCAGGCCATCCGCGAAGCCTTCTACCGTCTGACTCCGGATCCCCGGGCTGGCCAGGCATTCATTGCGCTGCTGGAGCGTACGTTCGATCTGGGCGACTTTCGCATGAAGCGCACCCTGGAGGCCTCGCAGGAGCATTTCGGTCGCCTGATCGCACCGCTGCTCCGTGCCGGTAAGCTGGTGATCATCCTGGGCGGAGGCCACGAGACGGCGTACGCGCATTTTCTGGCCTACGTGCACGCGGCGCAGCCTGTCCACATCCTGAACTGGGATGCCCACGCTGATGTGCGTCCGCTGCGCGACGGCAAAGCCCACTCGGGTTCCCCGTTTCGCCAGGCGCTTACCCATCCCTCCGGCTGCTGCCAGAGCTACACCGTTGCCGGGTTGCTGCCGCACAGCACCGCCCCGGACCATCTGCGCTTTCTGCATCAGCATCAGGCCCACTACTTCTGGCGCGACGCTCTGACAGAGGACCGCATTGCTGACCTTTACTCCCCGGAGCGCACCCCCCTCATGGTCAGCTTCGACCTCGACCTGGTTGACCAGGCTTTCGCGCCAGGCGTCAGCGCACCGGCCACCGATGGCCTGTCTCCGGAGCGCTGGTTGCAGGCGGCCTACGAAGCCGGCCGCTGCCCGGCCGTCCAATCCATGGATCTGGTCGAGTGCAACCCTCGCCTGGATCGCGACCGGCAGACCATCCGGCTCGCTGCGCTTACGCTCTGGACATATTTTTGCGGGCTGGCAGAACGCCTCCGATGA